GGTCTAAAAGTGCCCCTCGCTTGAAGCCCACCCTCAAGCCAGTGCCCATCTCGGTCTCCCCGCCGggaagcaggaagaggagggacatTCCCCGCGCCGTGTCGGATCCGGTGAGGACAGTCGATTCTCACCGCGAGTCCTACTCTTCCAACCGGGCCTATTTGAATGACGTCCACCCCATTAAGTTGCagcctcactctcccctctacGTCTCGGACTGTTTTGAGGAGCAGAAACCGGATAAACCAGCCATTGCTCCCCATGTCAGGTGCCGCGTGGACATTAAGCCGGACGCGGCTGTCCTCCAGCACACCGCCTGGCAGGTTCCCAGTGTGAGACCTGAACAACCCTATCAGAGGTACTCCCACTCCAGCAGTAGCAGAGGCTTGTATGTACCCCGCCAGTTTGCCTCCTCGCCAACGCCCACTCCTAGCGAGTGTTACAGTCAAGACTTCCGACCAGGGTTCCACCCTTTTAccaccagtgtttcccccatcTCATACCAGCATCTAGACCCGCACAGAATGCCGTCCCCGACGATACCATACCTAAGTAGAGAGCAACGAGCATACTCCAACCCTAACATACCCACAAAATTTTTCTACACAGAGGACCCTGTCAGATACCCGGTTCATCCGTATGGGAGACCATACTTTCAGGACGACCAAGTGAGTCTTACCAGCCACGGCAGCACTATGACCAGTCAGTACGATCCGAGGACTCGTCTGGCGCACACCCTTCCAGTCAGGCCCTATTACACAGAGCATCCTGCTCTCAGGGAGCCCATGCAGACAGTCTATGGCAGACCCTACTCCACCAGTGAGGCGGGATCCTACTTCTCCCAAACACCCCTCTCCAGACATTACCACGAGGAGGATCCCAGGAATCCGTATCACCTAAACGGCTCCAGGGTTATTTATTCAAAACCGTTTAGCCCCCCGGCTGAACAATACGTCCCAGCGAGGCCATACTACACAGAGGGCCGACGGCCGGTGCGGATCCCCCAGTCTTATTCCGACGACGTGTATCGCTCCAGTATATCTTCCTACTCCAACCAGTCCTTCATGCATACACCACCGACAGTAAGGCAAGAACCCTGGTTCGCAAACGGTTGCATGGAGCCGACTAGGCTCGGTGTTGAAGTGAAAAATCACTCCAAGTCCTGGGACAACCTTCTGAACCCACGCTATGAAAGAAGCCGGGAGCAGTCAGTGCCCCGTGGACGCAGCTACGAGAACTTGTTCTACCAGGGAAGGCATAAGGCCCCGTCCGGTGTCACGCCTCAGCCAGTAATCCTTAACCTGTCCAGCTCCCCTAAGCGCTATGCTGCCCTTTCCCTCTCGGAAAACTCTTTGGATCGGGGTTCAAGCAATCCTTGGAAGAACTCAAAGAGTGGGCTCTGGTTTGTCACTCCGGAGATCACCATCACAGACAATGACATACGGGGGGGCAACAGGAAGCTGCGAGACGTTCACTCAGTGAGCTGGGAATCGGACCACGAGAAGGTACATGCTTCGTCCAGAAGAGAAAGTCATCTAGAAGGGAATTCTCCCACACCAGACATCGCCAAAGACTTTAAACCCAATAATTTCTCCCTTCAACAGAGTCTTGAACAATTGGACGAGCTGTTAGCCGACCTTGTTGTAGACTACAAACCCCCCGGCAGTGGTAAGTCAAGCGAAGGACTTCTGGACCAGCTCAAACAATTGATCAGTGAAGATGACGAAAAAGACAGGGAATCTTCCGGTCTTCAGAACCTAGGATTCCTTAACATGCAGCTCCCGTCCAGTAAATCCAGCCCAGACACGGTGAAAGACCCGGACAGCGGCTGTGATGGCTTACAGAGGAGTGCGGACGGATGTTCTCCAGACCACAGCACAGACGACGACAATGATACGATGGTCTGCTCAAACAGGAACTGCAAGCGGATAGAGACTCTGTTCAACGCGTGCCTGTACTTTAAATCCTGCCACAGCTGCTACACGTTTTACTGCTCCCGGAACTGCCGCCGGGACGATTGGGAGTCTCATAAAGGGAACTGTTTGTACGGCCGCATCAGCAGCATGTGTCGACACACGCTGAAGTTCTGCAGAGAGAGCGCCGAGATCCATAAAGCCTTTTCCCGCCTCGCAAAGGCGGGCTACCTTTCTCGCGGCCGCGGAGTCCTCTTCCTGGGCTTCGCCAATCCAGGGACGGCTGACAACTTCCTCCAAGTTGGGCTGGAGTGTCTTCTCATGTCCCCGACGTATCTTTCCCTCAGGGAGCTGGATGGCTTCAAGGACAACCTCGGAGAGTACTGCAAGGAACTGCAGCACTCGGGCAACGAATATGACCCCAATGAATGTTTCCTTCTGAACGTTTCGATAGCCGTGGGTGAACTCTCGCCCAAAGTACCGTCCCCCAGGGTCCAAGCTCCCACAGTTCGTAAATATGCAAAGGTGTCCTTGGCCTCCTCCAGTCCGGAGAAAAAGCTATTCAAAAAGGACAGCGAGATGGAGACCCTCattctcacccctccccccggcACACCTGACATTGatcaggagggggagggggggaggaaggcaaGAGAGGTGTGCTTTGTCAACATCCAGCGTCAGCTCAGAACCAGAGGAGTGTTCCTCCGCCACGAGTATCCCAAGATCTACACCCAGCTCTGTGAGTTTGTGGAGAGAAACCAGAGGTTCACCCCCACCACAATCTATCCCATCGATAAGAGGACAGGAAGACAATTTATGTGTATGATCATGGCGGCCTCCGAGCCCAGGACCCTGGACTGGGTGGGAAGCCCCAATCTTCTAGATGATATTATATAGCTTAATGCTATACTTTATATGATGCTATGAAATATGCTAAAGATGTCAGATTCACTTTGTGTACATACTGTGGATATTTCCAATAGTTTTGAGGGTTATAGACCAGATGTCTCCTTGTTTCTCAACGAAAACAACCGGAGAAACACAAATTCAAACACTTGACACCACATGCTGCATTTGCTTTGTTATGAACCTGTAGCACGGGAAAAGAGTTTTTAGCTTGCATGTCGACTGATATATTTTAGATCTGATAATTGAGGCGTTCAGAGATCTAAACATGTATATTCGGTGTCTTGGGCGCTATTGTATGAAGCACACATTATGTATAAGCTAAATGAGGCACGGCACATCTTACATTGCTACAGTCACtgtcttttgttttctctctatCAAATGGTGTATCCAAAACGTATAATTGTACCTTGTTACAGTGGCTGTACTATTGCAACTGTTCAGTAATAGGCAATTTAGATATTATCTCcaaaatatatttgtgtaagTTTTTATTTATCTTATTGCTATTTTAGTTTTTTGGTTTAATAGAAAAAAGGAAGACGCGTGAAGACCAGCCAATTTATTTCCTACACATTGATGACACCTTTGATCACATGACCAGAATTGATGTCATTTTTGTGTATCTCACTTAGTTTGAAAGTGGCCTTTAgtcaaatttatttttattgacacAAAGCAATGTATCAGCTATCTCTTAGATCCTGACTGCTCTTGGCTTAGGTAATGATCGGCCATTGGATAATTATTTGCTCAAAGCATGTTATTTATATTCAGGTATTTTAATATCAGTAAAGCTAATATTCAAATAATTAAGTTCATAGTATATTTTCATTTGATCCTTGGAAACAAAGTATCTATAttatattttgaaatgtttgaaCAGGATACCTTATCATTGCGTTACAACAAAGTTATAAACCATATGCAATACGAATAGGAAAACCTTATCAGAGCAACATAATCACATGCTAGGAAAAATGCTATTTTATTAAAGACGTTGAGAAATTCCTCAAAGCGAGGAGCTTCAACAACTTTGTTTGCACTAAAATGTAAATCATAGAATATGAATGTTTCTAATGTAACTGCAGTTCCCTTAACCAAGATTGATATTGTGATTATTTCCATGGTTACGCTTGAATTTACGGTTGCTATTTTTCTTCAATATTTATCTATGTGCAAAACCTCCCCCTCTATTTTGTGATGTTTataacccatatatatatatatatatatatatatatatatatatatatatatatatatatatatatatatatatatatataataataatacaaataaatggaaTTCAGAGACTTGTCatcagtgtgtgtttctctgctcTCTGTTTTCTAACATAGGAAAATGCTGGTCTTaacaatacatttcatttatcgATGATACTTGAAAATATGCATTCAAATAAAAGGTTCCCTTTCTCTAACTTTCATAAAAGGATTCTGAAAACCCAGTGTCCCACTCCCCGATAGTTATAGGCAATAATACAAGGGTATATTGCAATATTCATGCATTAGATTGAGTAGGCtacattaaaatgtattcaatatAATACATTCCATTTGAATGACTATTAGTAGTGAACATAGGCTATAACTTATATTATCTGTTATAACTTAAACTTAAATGAATCATAGTATAGTCAGCTTTGTCTGCATGATTAAGTCATTCGTTTAATTATTTTGTAATACAAACGTGTGTATGTCGCTCTTATAAAAATCAATTCCCCAGAGAGATTCATTAACTGCAGTCCAACCCCCGATGTAGCTGGAGCAATCGGATTTCTTGCATGGAGTTTGAGCATAGCCTAGTGGTTAAATGGCGCTATTGCTCATGAGGAATTTTGGTTCAACGGTATCACAAAGCTTCAGGATTGTTATTTTTCCAATGTAAcatgacatttatatatatggttAGTTGTGTAAATCAATGCACACGCCAGATGTTTGATCCAGACCTGTCATTTAATTGAACAGGTCTATGCAACTTGTTAAACACCCTTTACTTTCCCCAGTGTCTCAAACACCACATATCTGGTGGAGTAGGAAGAGAACTATGGTAAAATCAAGCAAAGTCGAGGTGTTCCtattgtgtattttatttttataacttCATTACATGAAAAGCGATGGTGACCATATGAGAAATTCTCTTGGTAGACTACACTTATACTAAATTAATGCAAATGGTGAGTCACGCATCTAAcaaaatatgaatgaatgtttttttattcatcAGAATTCCTGATCCTTTTGGATAATTTCAGGGCATGGCAGGTTGCCTGGCCACTGACCAATCAACTTGGCAAGATCAGTCTAAATGAGGCCTTGTCCGCTTGCAGGTATGTGAATCACATATACATCAACACACTTTCTCAATACAGACATGTCTCACTAGTGATGACTCTTGTCATCCAACATGTGGGTCTCTAAATGTCATGTCTTATcaatgaaaaaaacaccataGACAAACATTTAACACAGTCAAATTTTCTTGAACTAAATGCATTGCACAATCTGTACTTGATAGTAAAAACTGGGCCCTCTATCATGTCACTCTTTGAGAAAGACCTACAACCACCAAAAAGCAGAATCCTCAGCGGAGAATATGGTCCATGCGCATGCGCGTTGCGCAGGTCTCCTCGTGATGATGACAGCGGATGACAGCCAGAGTTCCAGTCGGTTGGCCTGATAACTCCTCCGGGACCGAGTAAACAGCGCTCAGTGGATACATCGCGGGGTCCTACCACACCTTAACGAACCAGGTATGGGGCTGAATCCGCGGGTTAACATTCAGGGAGGATGATTTTGTTAATGAACCGCGGGCTCACGGAGCTAAGCTAGTGGAGCTATCGCGTCTTGTTTTGGCTAGCGTCTGTTAGCGAGCCTCGGCTTGGTTCAGGTTAGCCTGGTGGTTTTCAGGTTAGCATGGTTTGTTTCAGGTGAGCCACTACACGGATCGAGTCCCTCCACCTCAGTCCTCACCGTGTTCCCGGGTCTTTCCGAGTCCCAGATCCACATCCAGTTGCAGGGCGTTGGGTCTCTTGTGCGGTTTGATCTGATATCCTCCAGAATGGCTGCAAGCTCCGCGTTAGCTCGAAGCTAAAGACGAGCTCAGCTGACGTTGTGTTCACCTTCCTCTCCTTTAAGGGACTAAACTCGAAATGGCATCTTGAATTAAGACATTTGGAAAAAGGTACTCAGAGCAGAAAATTAGAGAAAATACGCAGATTGTTTTGGTGTCTTCGTGTTGTTGACATTGGATTAATTTAATGTCAGGATACGAGCAGTAACTTGTCGTTTCCTCAGTAAGTTGTTGAAATCTTTGTTTCTACAAGATTACTGAGCAGTTCTACAAGTAGGTCTGTTTACACTCTCATCGTGGAGTCGGTATTAAGCTGTTGTCAGTGACAACATGGTGGACCTCTGATTGTGTTGTTCAGCCCTGGTCTCCAACATGGTACAAACACCTAGTGTTGGCTGTGGGtcctatttctttattttataatCCTGGACTTTGTTTTAGGCTCTGAATCTTCTAGAGACCCTGAATGACTAAGTAATTTTACTAACTACTCTTTCTTTTATTCTTTAAATAGACTTTGTTGCGTTTTGTGGTCCATCTTAGTGCCCTCCCTTTAGCTGATCATCCTGCTGTGTGTGAGGATGAATTCAGAAACTGAGAAGCatcatttgttgtgtttttattcatagGTGATTTGTGTTTCACAATGTGTTAAATTTATGACTCTGGTCAGATAAACAGCTGAAAACAATGTCTTCCACAAGATAACATCAGAGGGGATTACGATTTAGCCCCATGTTACCAGTTGtgcattctacttgctgtagtttggtctggctttgcgagactaccaGTTGTGTTAACCAAGACCAGTCTAAGGCCCCCCAAAACATATCGCAAGCCTCACTACTTTAAAACAACGTGCTGGCCGTGGCCATCCCAGTGAGGCAGTCCGCCCACATACTGGTTGCATAATAAACTCCAGGCTTCTACGAATATTGGCAGCGATATTAAGCTATTCTAAGCTCTGTTTTGTATTGACTTGTCTAGATTGACAAAGAAAATGTAAACATCGTCAAAAAAATCCTTCCATTACTAAGACAACAATTCCGTAGGGGGAATTCAATATTTAGTGTTTGCATTGGTTTTAGTAAATAGCCAAGTTCATGGATTCAATCATACAGTCCTACGACAAGCGTTGATGTATAGTTAAACTCCCACAATCATTTGAGACAGCTGTTTATTTCAACCTGCTGATAACATAGTAGAATCACTGCATTCAGTGCAGCATTAGCTTTAAATAATGCTAGGTGGGAATTTCTCTATCCTTGAAAGACCCTTTATATTCCCTTCTTATGGCAGAGTCCATTAACATCCATATTTTATTATGTTGTGTGCAGTATGCTGGCAGATGCTGTTTCATGATGATAGGGAGTAGTTTAACGGAGTGACTTGGGTGTTTGACTCGCAACCAGGAGGTACTTAGCCCCACTATCCTAAATGTACCAGTAAGCAAGCATACTTGCCCAACCCTCTGACCTGCACTGAAAAGGTAGTTAGGATAAAAGTAAAACGGAACTAAATAATGAAATAGTTTCTATACGTCACATTCAAATTGTGAATGTTTTCTCTTCAGCATATACATTGGCCCGATTTGTCCTCGCGGTCTAATCTGGGCTGTGATTTGTTTTGTATTATCTAATTTCTGTATTCTGACCTGTGTTAGAGACAGGCTATCACCACGACTTTTCCATGCCAAGGTTTGGTCTAGCTTATTTTCTCTTCTGCTTTAGAGTTCCTCTAATAGTCCTCCTGGGATAGACTCTCTGTCTGACAACACAACAAGATTGCCTTTTTTAGGAGGCACCTGAAAGGTTTTGGACACCAAAACGTCCTTTATATGTCTGTCCGTCAATTTATTGATTGGATATGGAACAGCCGCTGATTGTAGACGGTTGAGCATCTATACACGACTGTTATACAAACACTCATCTTTAATGTAAGCTTGATACACAATCCATTAAACACACATGTATCAAATCTGTAAAGACCTATTCCATTTCTCATGCATATCAACTGTGATGCTGTGCTTGCAGAGCACTTGTCTGCCCAACTCCTCGGTCTAGTTTGCTGGTCTTGCATAGCAGCCAACCACAAAGAGTCCTGTTTTGTTTCTCATTCTCTGGGGAATCATTGAAATTTCATGCGTTCAATCTGGTTTTATGTCATTGCTGTGTCTGTTTTGTTAAAGAAAGAACGTGATTTGCATATTCTAGCGTGTTCAAAGACACCCTTAGCTTGGTTGAAAAGATGCTTTAGGAACGGAGCCTTTGGCATTGTTGACATGTCAGAGTGGCCACTAAAGCATGCTGAGTGTACAGTTTTCTGTATGTTGTAAGTGTGAGCTGGATCTGCCAGGAATCTTGAACAGTGAACTAGACATTTTCCTGTTTGCCCCCGTGAATTCTTAAACTTAAATAGTACTATAGTctatttaaagatttattttagCATTTTTATGCTCTATTATACAGTGAGATATAGAGGAAGGTATGGGCGATaaaggggaggacatgcagcataTGACCACGGCGTACTCGGGTCGCTGCAttcaggactgagcctatgTGTGACGTTCTACCCCGTGAGCCACCTATAGTCTATTAGGGATGTAACGTTATGAAAATTTAACCTCACGGTTATTGTGACCAAAATTATCCCAGTTTTCGGTATTAtcgcatttttttttaagtgtgttCAATATGTTCAGAAAGCATTGATAGGCCTACGCAAActgaaatagtaaaaaaaagtgtatatttatctatatatcatATTATCAAAAGTGCAACTTTTTACATCAAAGGAGCAAGGGTTAAGCATGTTAACAGCTTATTTGTCAGGAACATTTACAGTAATGCAGGTTTAATCCAAACATTCAAGACATAAAGAACAATATGTAACCAAATTAAAGAAACACTAATTGTCTCATGATAtacttattttcttttattaaaatgtaaaactGTAAGCATGAACACTGTACAAGTAAACGGAGATGAGTCATGAGATTGAACGTATTGCTGCCTTTAGCAGAAACTTTTTTCTTGCACGTTCTGCAGACAGGATAACTGTCTTCAATCAACTGTCCCTCTGCATTCTTATAATACCCAAAATATGCCCATACTTCAGACTTAGTCCTCAgagggatgggcaacgatcgtcgaatagtcgGAGTCACGTAGAAAATCGAATAATGAATATAATGAGACcatcgttatttattacacggctcttctcaatgctgttgaacgctccgttcacttgcatgggccttcacaacttggcatataatgaccgctgtcaaagaaagtggattttttttcttctgtcaTATCaatccgcaagtagtccggtaacaaccccagcgtcctcggttgctaaacgacgtcaacgtctttggcagactatttctctgctgatcaacactacgaatgctggtaacaaataaattgtaaaaagacacaccgtgtgaagtaaATTTTTTGGCCATAGTTTCCATAATGCTATAGAcatgtctagttcaccgtcatgccggctgtgttcagtaaaataaatagcgatctgttttcggtgcctgtaggcctatctgcccaagcccacgttgaaataattttgatgttgaatgttgatggcgcagttgttgaaataaacattgatttcatacaaatccaCACTTTTCATACAAAGtgtggggggttcttgattgaccgattttcgaatattattcaaatacttctcagcgaatattgaatagtatttttgccagaaatgcacatccctgaTGGATGTCTTGAATGCTGTCATCTCCTTCCGCCATGATTCCAACTTCAAGAAAATTAAAAACATTATGTGGGCTACACAGTGTGCCTGCGCGGCAACTTCAGGAGACTTGGATGAAGCCCTGGGAAGTATTTAAGCACACGGTTTCGACACCAGGGGCGCGGTTATCCACCGAGATAATTTTGaatatattgaatataatatTGAAATGAAAACGGTAATTGTTATTGACCACATTTTTATCGGGGTTTACCGTAACATCCCTATAGACTATTAAAGAAAAACTTTTCTTCTACTATTGACAccaagattttttatttattttttaatttaaactgCTATCTTATTTCTGAACCTCGTAGTGCTTTTGCTTCTTGCTACAAGAGATAATTTTCCtcttataaataataatagggAAACTTTGTTTTGCTTGAAGTTGTTGGTTACCATTGCCGCTCCCAGTACTGCTGTTCCCCCTAGCCTTCCACATGACTCATCTAACCAAcctcctccgtccctccctggCTCCAGCTCCTAGCCTCTGTGCCCACCTGAGCCTGGGAAGATGGTGAAGCCAGACATCCACACGCTGGCCCACCACCTTAAGCAGGAGCGGCTGTACGTGGCCTCTGAGAAGCAGCTGATCCAGCGGCTGAACGGGGACGTGCTGAAAACGGCAGAGCGGCTGTACCGCGCTGCATGGATCGCCAAGCAGCAGAGGATCAACCTGGACCGCCTCATCCTCACCAGGTGGGCttcacttcctccctcactAACAGAGGGGGATCCACGGGGCTGAAGATAAATTTAAGAGGGTCATCAACTTATGAGGACTAAAGTTGATTCAATGGAGTCTTTGTTTAAATGGTAAAGAATTGATCATGGTGGGATACTATTTGAATTGATTAAATAAAGATTAACTAGTtcataattaattacaaatatttTTTGGGTGGATAGATGAAGAGACCAAGGGCGCATGCAAATTAGTTTTCCTGtcataacagacacacacacacgttacatcAATGCCATTCCTTGCTTAGTTAGCCTGGCTCTCATTTTGGCGTCATCTACGGAACTGATACTGGTACAGGCCAGAAGAATAGGTATCGGTGTATCTACCGAGAACAAAGAGTGGTTGAACacaaactttttattttcaacttCCCTTTTATGCAAACACCACTCTGATGCGTTATTTTTATCTCTGATCAATGCTGTCAATTCTTGACTCAGATTTTACATTACCGTACAGTAACGTTAAGTATCGTTCGTTTCATACATTGTTGTGTCGTTCCATAATTCAGTCTTACAGGAGACCGTGGCTTTTGTTTGTCTTGAAACATAGGAGGTGTCAAAAGATAGAGTTTCAGGCTTTCACAATTTGCCATAGAACAAACCTGTTTGGTAGCAAGTTAAACTGGGACACCAGAATGACCTAAAAGGGTAAGTGCTGGTTTGATTGAGATTGAACCAGCACAGGTCTGACGGCCACACGTCACACTTGAATTTGAACTCTGTGGCCAGACTTTCCTGGTAAGATAAATGGCCTGACATAGCGCCAGGTGGAAGAGTAGCCCTTATTGAGGAGGCAAGCACTCGCTGTACGCATTACATCACTGAGTGCAATTTGGGTTCCTGTGGAGAGAGGGGTATGGGTCAGAGAACACAGCCAGCACTGGTGGGAACAAATGGCTGTTGGAGGGACATCCCTGTGCAAAGTATTGGTAGTAGGCTGACTAAGCATACCAAGCATACTGGGAGAATCCTGGCGGGCTCTCTATTTGCATGGGGTGTGGTTTTAAGGACTTTGCCAGCAGTCCGCCCCCATTGGGACTAGATTGTTGTCCACACCTATCCATTCATCAATATACAAGCCTGACTTAATTGTGATGTTGGCTAGCTTATCGGATCACAACGTGATGAACATCCGATTTGTGATAGTGCAGTCTGGACATCAAATGCGTCCTAGCCTGATCGGAGGATTTAAGACGCTTCGAAAGTATAACTGAGTCCTTTTATTGCTATATGAGCAATGGTATTGGTTTCGGCATCTTGGTGGCCTCTACTCATACTGGCTCATGGCTGTTGTTGTTACTCAGCTGGTTCTAGTTGCACAACAAACTGCAGAGTCCAGGGTAGCCCTTGGATCCCGTAACATCCTCCTGCACCACTGTGGCCTTTTTAACCACCGTTTACCAGCCTTGGCTAGCATTAGAAACATCCCCTGCCAAGCGCTCCACAGAGCCTGCAGCGCCGCTGATCAAAGGCCTTGCTTCCACAGCGCCGAGGCCTCACCCTCCGAATGCTGTCAGCACGCCAAGGTGCTGGAGGACACGCAGTTTGTGGACGGCTACAAGACGCTGGGCTTCCAGGAGAGCATCTACGGAGAGTTCCTGGccaggctgagggagaacccCCGGCTGGTGGCGTCCTGCCTGGTGGCCGGACTCGGAGAGAGGCAGAACCAGGATCACAGCCAGGGGGTCGTCCACACCGTCTTCACCTCCCTCTATGGCAACTGCATCATGCAGGAGGACGAGAGCTACCTGCTGCAGGTCAGAGCGCCTAACCGTGTCTGGTGCCAGCAATTAAAAAACAATCCAATTAAGACTAAGTATATTGAATCACCTATTGTGgtgaacatgttttttttctgggtAAAATTTTTATCGTACCAAGTTGCTTTTGAAATGATGTATGTCAAACATTATTAAATGATATCTGTCGATCCATGAAAATAAACTTCCCAAAGCCTTGCTGCACACAAAAGTGAAGGAGCGGTGTGATTACAAACAAAAGTCAATGCAAAAAAGCCAATGGATGCACATTTTGGCCAGCCGTGCCGGCGGCGCGAAAGACTCATTTGATGTAGCCCGAAGCACGAGGTTAGGCGGATTTCGTGCAAGAAAAGTTTGCCATTCGCGCAAGAAGCTTTTGGTATGAACGCATCTTTTATAAACCAGC
The Gadus macrocephalus chromosome 6, ASM3116895v1 DNA segment above includes these coding regions:
- the unm_hu7912 gene encoding apical junction component 1 homolog isoform X1, which encodes MTRTHPPDILVSTLYQDIIPSNPITGRSISLRSPRQCDLQMIDKPEIINKRHCRSFDFIESLDDPKCVSSSMEYPYTTAGQHQTPAKDAMWNSLDQPGHLRFSSPDLFNARQVQQHVSHDAPSPPTWSGSKKKTRSKSAPRLKPTLKPVPISVSPPGSRKRRDIPRAVSDPVRTVDSHRESYSSNRAYLNDVHPIKLQPHSPLYVSDCFEEQKPDKPAIAPHVRCRVDIKPDAAVLQHTAWQVPSVRPEQPYQRYSHSSSSRGLYVPRQFASSPTPTPSECYSQDFRPGFHPFTTSVSPISYQHLDPHRMPSPTIPYLSREQRAYSNPNIPTKFFYTEDPVRYPVHPYGRPYFQDDQVSLTSHGSTMTSQYDPRTRLAHTLPVRPYYTEHPALREPMQTVYGRPYSTSEAGSYFSQTPLSRHYHEEDPRNPYHLNGSRVIYSKPFSPPAEQYVPARPYYTEGRRPVRIPQSYSDDVYRSSISSYSNQSFMHTPPTVRQEPWFANGCMEPTRLGVEVKNHSKSWDNLLNPRYERSREQSVPRGRSYENLFYQGRHKAPSGVTPQPVILNLSSSPKRYAALSLSENSLDRGSSNPWKNSKSGLWFVTPEITITDNDIRGGNRKLRDVHSVSWESDHEKVHASSRRESHLEGNSPTPDIAKDFKPNNFSLQQSLEQLDELLADLVVDYKPPGSGKSSEGLLDQLKQLISEDDEKDRESSGLQNLGFLNMQLPSSKSSPDTVKDPDSGCDGLQRSADGCSPDHSTDDDNDTMVCSNRNCKRIETLFNACLYFKSCHSCYTFYCSRNCRRDDWESHKGNCLYGRISSMCRHTLKFCRESAEIHKAFSRLAKAGYLSRGRGVLFLGFANPGTADNFLQVGLECLLMSPTYLSLRELDGFKDNLGEYCKELQHSGNEYDPNECFLLNVSIAVGELSPKVPSPRVQAPTVRKYAKVSLASSSPEKKLFKKDSEMETLILTPPPGTPDIDQEGEGGRKAREVCFVNIQRQLRTRGVFLRHEYPKIYTQLCEFVERNQRFTPTTIYPIDKRTGRQFMCMIMAASEPRTLDWVGSPNLLDDII
- the unm_hu7912 gene encoding apical junction component 1 homolog isoform X2; its protein translation is MTRTHPPDILVSTLYQDIIPSNPITGRSISLRSPRQCDLQMIDKPEIINKRHCRSFDFIESLDDPKCVSSSMEYPYTTAGQHQTPAKDAMWNSLDQPGHLRFSSPDLFNARQVQQHVSHDAPSPPTWSGSKKKTRSKSAPRLKPTLKPVPISVSPPGSRKRRDIPRAVSDPVRTVDSHRESYSSNRAYLNDVHPIKLQPHSPLYVSDCFEEQKPDKPAIAPHVRCRVDIKPDAAVLQHTAWQVPSVRPEQPYQRYSHSSSSRGLYVPRQFASSPTPTPSECYSQDFRPGFHPFTTSVSPISYQHLDPHRMPSPTIPYLSREQRAYSNPNIPTKFFYTEDPVRYPVHPYGRPYFQDDQVSLTSHGSTMTSQYDPRTRLAHTLPVRPYYTEHPALREPMQTVYGRPYSTSEAGSYFSQTPLSRHYHEEDPRNPYHLNGSRVIYSKPFSPPAEQYVPARPYYTEGRRPVRIPQSYSDDVYRSSISSYSNQSFMHTPPTVRQEPWFANGCMEPTRLGVEVKNHSKSWDNLLNPRYERSREQSVPRGRSYENLFYQGRHKAPSGVTPQPVILNLSSSPKRYAALSLSENSLDRGSSNPWKNSKSGLWFVTPEITITDNDIRGGNRKLRDVHSVSWESDHEKSLEQLDELLADLVVDYKPPGSGKSSEGLLDQLKQLISEDDEKDRESSGLQNLGFLNMQLPSSKSSPDTVKDPDSGCDGLQRSADGCSPDHSTDDDNDTMVCSNRNCKRIETLFNACLYFKSCHSCYTFYCSRNCRRDDWESHKGNCLYGRISSMCRHTLKFCRESAEIHKAFSRLAKAGYLSRGRGVLFLGFANPGTADNFLQVGLECLLMSPTYLSLRELDGFKDNLGEYCKELQHSGNEYDPNECFLLNVSIAVGELSPKVPSPRVQAPTVRKYAKVSLASSSPEKKLFKKDSEMETLILTPPPGTPDIDQEGEGGRKAREVCFVNIQRQLRTRGVFLRHEYPKIYTQLCEFVERNQRFTPTTIYPIDKRTGRQFMCMIMAASEPRTLDWVGSPNLLDDII